In the genome of Luteitalea pratensis, the window CGCGTAGAGATGTCGCGCCGCGATGTTGGAGGCGCGCACCTCGAGGTACACGCCGAGCGGACATGCGTCAGCGACTGCTGACAAGACCGCGCGCAGGAGGACGCGGCCGATACCCTGCCGCCGCAGGTCCGGATGGACGGCGATGCGCAGCAACTCGCCCTCGCCGGCGACGATGCGCAGTATCGCCGCACCGACGGTCGCCTGCGACGTGCGGGCTTCCCACACGCGGGTCAGTCCATCGTCGAGCAGCGATCGCACCGCCGTGATCGACCACGGCACGTCGAAGCAGGCGCTCTCGAGCGTGGCGACTGCGGGACATGCCTCGGCGCCTGCCTCACGGATCATCACCGGCGCGATCATCCGACGTCGCCGGTCACCGGCAGACCGGCTTGCAGCCGGGTCAGCACGGCGTCGGGTCGCCGGACGTAGGCCGGCCTGACGGCCGCGGGCACGACGGCCTCGGCGATGCGATGACCGGCCTCGATGGCCAGGACCTCGGCGAGGGGCGGCGCAACGACCGGTTCCAGGGCGTCGCCGAAGCGGGCGAGAAGCGCGGCAGAGGCCTCGGGCCACGCGTCGCCTATCACGGCAATGCGATTGTCGGGCCCGACCCCGGCCCACGTGTCGGCCGCTTCGTCGGGCGTGCCCACAAACGCGGGCACTACCGGCACCACGCCTGCGCCCACGGCCGACGGCTGGTACAGAGCGGTGAAGACCTCGCCTCGCATGCCGTGCATCCAGACGCCGATCCAGCGCGTATGCGGTGCCGCAGCATGGCCGGCCAGTGCCAAAAGGTCCAGCGTCGATGCGACGAAAACGCGACGATCGAGGGCCATAGCCAGGCCCTGGATCGTCGCCAGGCCTACACGCAGGCCTGTGAAGCCGCCGGGGCCGGCGGCGGCTGCGAACAGGTCGACGTCGGCCAGGCCGTGGCCATGCGACGAGAGCAGCGCCACGACGTCGCCTGGGAGGCGCACCGCTTGCCTGACGGCCGCGTCGCCGATGCGTGACGCGAGCACGTGGCCGTCGCGTGCAAGCGCGATACTGCCAGTGCGCGTGGAGGAATCGAGGGCGAGGACGAGCATGCTAGACTGGCCGCTGGTTCCACGGCCCCGCTCATTCTACCGGCCGCGCGGCCCCTTCCCGGTGCGCGCCGCGTGCCGTTGCCTCCGGTGTCCGATTCGATCCTGACAGCTCCGCCCGCCTCGTTGACCCCGGCGATGCGTCAGTTCCAGGACGCGAAGCGCCAGCACCCCGACGCCCTGCTGTTCTTCCGCATGGGCGACTTCTACGAGTTGTTCTACGAAGACGCGGTGGTCGCGTCCCGGGCCCTCGAGCTGACCCTCACGTCGCGCTCGAAGGACGCCGCCGGAACCGGCATCCCGATGTGCGGTGTCCCGTTCCATGCCGCCGACGGGTACATCACCCGCCTGATCCGCCAGGGATTCAGCGTCGCGATCTGCGATCAGGTCGAGGACCCGAAGGCGGCCAAGGGGCTCGTCAGGCGCGAGGTGACGCGCGTCGTCACGCCGGGTACGCTGACCGACGTCGCCTACCTGGATGCACGCGCGCCAGCGCTCCTCGCTGCCGTGCTGCCTCCCGGCAAAGGCAGCATGACGTGGGGCTTGGCGTGGGTCGAATTGTCGACGGGCGACTTTGCCGCGACCGAGTTCGACGGCGAGGCTGCGGCCACGCTCCTTCGCGAGGAACTCGGCGTGCTGCTGCCGCGCGAGGTGCTGCTCCCAGAGGACGCGGATCTCGATCCGTTGCGGGCCGACGGCACTCCCCTCCCCGCGGTGACGCGCCGGGAGCGGTGGCAGTTCTCTGTCGACGCAGCGCAACGCGCGCTCACCGAGCAGTTGCAGACGACCGGCCTCGCAGGCTTCGGCCTGGACGGCCATCCATGCGCGATCGGCGCCGCCGGAGCCCTCGTCCAGTACCTGCGCGATACGCAGAAGGGGGACCTGACGCATGTCCGCAGCCTCGCGTATCGCGAAACCCGTGATGGCCTGATCATCGACGCGACAACGCTGCGCCACCTCGAGGTCCTCGCCTCGACCGAGGGCGATCGCCAGGTCTCACTGCTCGGCGTGCTGGACGAGACGGTCACG includes:
- the rimI gene encoding ribosomal protein S18-alanine N-acetyltransferase, producing the protein MIREAGAEACPAVATLESACFDVPWSITAVRSLLDDGLTRVWEARTSQATVGAAILRIVAGEGELLRIAVHPDLRRQGIGRVLLRAVLSAVADACPLGVYLEVRASNIAARHLYAREGFAENGRRKGYYDAPPEDAILMHWRPAAPAS
- the tsaB gene encoding tRNA (adenosine(37)-N6)-threonylcarbamoyltransferase complex dimerization subunit type 1 TsaB, which gives rise to MLVLALDSSTRTGSIALARDGHVLASRIGDAAVRQAVRLPGDVVALLSSHGHGLADVDLFAAAAGPGGFTGLRVGLATIQGLAMALDRRVFVASTLDLLALAGHAAAPHTRWIGVWMHGMRGEVFTALYQPSAVGAGVVPVVPAFVGTPDEAADTWAGVGPDNRIAVIGDAWPEASAALLARFGDALEPVVAPPLAEVLAIEAGHRIAEAVVPAAVRPAYVRRPDAVLTRLQAGLPVTGDVG